The following proteins are co-located in the Salinirubrum litoreum genome:
- the dgoD gene encoding galactonate dehydratase, whose product MPRITDYDLYEVPPRWLFLRIETSDGRVGWGEPVVEGRAHSVRAAVEELMESSLLGEDPHPVADHWQVMYRGGFYRGGPILMSAIAGIDQALWDLRGKAFGAPVSELLGGPVREKMRVYQWVGGDRPADVGDAAAAKVEQGFSALKMNATPEFGRIEHPAAVEAAVDRIRTVRERVGPEVDIGVDFHGRVAKSMAKRLAERLDPYDPMFVEEPVLPEHNEALPDIAAHTSTPIATGERMYSRWDFKPLLEQGVVDVIQPDLSHAGGITEVKKIADMAEAYDVALAPHCPLGPIALAACLQVDGVCHNALIQEQSLGIHYNEGSDVLDYLADPAVFDYHEGFVDLPDGPGLGIEIDEAVVEARAGDVDWHNPVWRHDDGSVAEW is encoded by the coding sequence ATGCCACGGATAACCGACTACGACCTGTACGAGGTCCCGCCGCGGTGGCTGTTCCTCCGCATCGAGACGAGCGACGGCCGTGTCGGCTGGGGCGAACCCGTCGTCGAAGGGCGTGCCCACAGCGTGCGGGCCGCCGTCGAGGAGTTGATGGAGAGTTCCCTCCTCGGTGAAGACCCCCACCCCGTCGCGGACCACTGGCAGGTGATGTACCGCGGTGGCTTCTACCGGGGCGGCCCGATACTCATGTCGGCTATCGCGGGTATCGATCAAGCGCTCTGGGACCTCCGCGGGAAAGCGTTCGGCGCGCCCGTCTCCGAACTGCTCGGCGGCCCGGTCCGCGAGAAGATGCGAGTCTACCAGTGGGTCGGCGGTGACCGCCCGGCGGACGTGGGCGACGCGGCGGCGGCGAAGGTCGAACAGGGGTTCTCCGCGCTGAAGATGAACGCGACGCCGGAGTTCGGACGGATCGAACACCCTGCCGCCGTCGAGGCGGCGGTCGACCGCATCCGAACGGTCCGCGAGCGAGTCGGTCCAGAGGTCGACATCGGCGTCGACTTCCACGGCCGGGTCGCGAAGTCGATGGCGAAGCGACTCGCCGAGCGACTCGACCCCTACGACCCGATGTTCGTCGAGGAACCGGTCCTCCCCGAACACAACGAAGCGTTGCCCGACATCGCCGCACACACGTCGACACCGATCGCGACGGGCGAACGGATGTACTCGCGGTGGGACTTCAAACCCCTCCTCGAACAGGGTGTCGTGGACGTCATCCAGCCGGATCTCTCGCACGCGGGCGGCATCACCGAGGTGAAGAAGATCGCCGACATGGCCGAGGCGTACGACGTGGCGCTCGCACCGCACTGTCCACTCGGCCCCATCGCCCTGGCCGCGTGTCTCCAGGTCGACGGCGTCTGTCACAACGCGCTCATCCAGGAACAGAGCCTCGGCATCCACTACAACGAGGGAAGCGACGTCCTCGACTACCTGGCGGATCCGGCGGTCTTCGACTACCACGAGGGCTTCGTCGACCTGCCGGACGGCCCCGGCCTCGGCATCGAGATCGACGAGGCGGTCGTCGAGGCTCGTGCCGGTGACGTCGACTGGCACAATCCAGTCTGGCGGCACGACGACGGCAGTGTCGCGGAGTGGTGA
- a CDS encoding cellulase family glycosylhydrolase gives MTGRDRWTDEQAWNWYQEQEWPVGCNYLPSTAVNPTEMWQAATFDPETIDRELGWAADWGMNSVRVFLQYLVWKDDPEALAERMDRFLEIADDHGLSTMFVLFDDVGFSGDEPYLGPQKDPIPDTHNSQWTPSPGHERVVDRSTWPDLADYVRDVVRRFRGDERIFCWDTYNEPGNSKMDERSNPLLRESFTWAREADPIHPITAGVNWDPNRSEQNRIGSEEADVVSFHDYSDFAFTRHRVEGLKEEWGRPLLCTEWLARTRDNLAESHLPYFKREGIGCYTWGFVNGKLQTHLPWSTAQTSIAEAIEEEDTDTWFHDLVHDDGTPYRPAEYETFRRYVVDDEDPPSLEAIAALAPGADPETIRTATDVDVSAEDQAGPYHE, from the coding sequence ATGACCGGACGCGACAGATGGACCGACGAACAGGCGTGGAACTGGTACCAGGAACAGGAGTGGCCCGTCGGGTGTAACTACCTCCCGTCGACCGCGGTCAACCCGACGGAGATGTGGCAGGCGGCGACCTTCGATCCCGAGACGATCGACAGGGAACTCGGCTGGGCCGCAGACTGGGGGATGAACTCCGTCCGCGTCTTCCTGCAGTATCTCGTCTGGAAGGACGACCCCGAGGCGCTCGCAGAGCGCATGGACCGGTTCCTGGAGATCGCCGACGACCACGGCCTCTCGACGATGTTCGTGCTCTTCGACGACGTCGGCTTCTCCGGAGACGAACCCTACCTCGGCCCCCAGAAGGATCCGATCCCGGACACCCACAACAGTCAGTGGACGCCGAGTCCCGGACACGAACGCGTCGTCGACCGGTCGACGTGGCCGGACCTCGCCGACTACGTCCGGGACGTCGTCCGGCGGTTCCGTGGCGACGAACGGATCTTCTGCTGGGACACGTACAACGAACCGGGTAACAGCAAGATGGACGAGCGGTCCAACCCGCTCTTGCGGGAGTCGTTCACCTGGGCGCGCGAGGCGGACCCGATCCACCCGATCACGGCGGGCGTGAACTGGGACCCGAACCGGTCCGAACAGAACCGCATCGGGAGCGAGGAGGCTGACGTCGTGTCGTTCCACGACTACAGCGATTTCGCGTTCACCAGACACCGGGTCGAAGGACTCAAAGAGGAGTGGGGTCGGCCGCTCCTCTGTACCGAGTGGCTCGCCCGGACGCGCGATAATCTGGCCGAGTCGCACCTCCCGTACTTCAAACGCGAAGGGATCGGCTGTTACACGTGGGGCTTCGTCAACGGGAAACTCCAGACACATCTCCCGTGGAGCACGGCACAGACGTCCATCGCCGAGGCGATCGAGGAGGAAGACACCGACACGTGGTTCCACGACCTGGTCCACGACGACGGGACCCCGTATCGACCGGCCGAGTACGAGACGTTCAGGCGGTACGTCGTCGACGACGAGGACCCACCCTCGCTCGAGGCGATCGCAGCGCTCGCACCGGGAGCCGACCCCGAGACGATCCGCACCGCCACCGACGTCGACGTGTCTGCCGAGGACCAGGCGGGGCCTTACCACGAGTGA
- a CDS encoding SDR family NAD(P)-dependent oxidoreductase, protein MADAEARGRFAGQTVLVTGSTRGIGAGVARRFVEEGADVVVTGRSVAEGEAVASELAGRTDRGDAHFVRADMRDPDDIEALLRATTEVYGTLDVLVNNAGVQTETTAAAATMDDWEFVVETDFRSFWLCAKHAVDHMTAGGSIVNMSSNHAFSTMPGLFPYNAVKAGIDGMTRALALELGPHGVRVNTVNPGWIEVERTSDELPPDERQQVEAIHPLGRIGTPADVAGTVAFLASDDAAFVTGASLLVDGGRSAVMQDHTFVEYADEVRSDDASRETDESSD, encoded by the coding sequence ATGGCAGACGCCGAGGCACGCGGACGGTTCGCGGGGCAGACGGTGCTCGTCACCGGGTCGACCCGTGGGATCGGGGCGGGAGTCGCTCGCCGGTTCGTCGAGGAGGGCGCAGACGTCGTGGTCACCGGCCGGTCGGTCGCCGAAGGTGAGGCGGTCGCCAGCGAGTTGGCAGGTCGCACGGACCGCGGCGACGCCCACTTCGTTCGGGCGGACATGCGCGACCCCGACGATATCGAGGCGCTCCTCCGCGCGACTACGGAGGTGTACGGCACCCTCGACGTGTTGGTGAACAACGCGGGCGTCCAGACCGAGACGACGGCGGCGGCCGCGACGATGGACGACTGGGAGTTCGTCGTCGAGACGGACTTCCGGTCGTTCTGGCTCTGCGCGAAGCACGCAGTCGACCACATGACCGCGGGTGGTTCGATCGTCAACATGTCGTCGAACCACGCGTTCTCCACGATGCCGGGGCTCTTCCCGTACAACGCGGTGAAGGCCGGCATCGACGGGATGACCCGCGCGCTGGCGCTGGAACTGGGTCCGCACGGCGTCCGCGTCAACACCGTCAACCCCGGCTGGATCGAGGTCGAACGGACGAGCGACGAACTCCCGCCCGACGAACGCCAGCAGGTCGAAGCCATCCACCCGCTCGGTCGGATCGGGACGCCGGCAGACGTGGCCGGAACGGTGGCGTTTCTCGCGAGCGACGACGCCGCCTTCGTCACCGGTGCCAGCCTCCTCGTCGACGGCGGCCGGTCGGCGGTGATGCAGGATCACACGTTCGTCGAGTACGCCGACGAGGTTCGCTCCGACGACGCGTCGAGAGAGACGGACGAGTCGTCCGACTGA